The following are from one region of the Mangifera indica cultivar Alphonso chromosome 14, CATAS_Mindica_2.1, whole genome shotgun sequence genome:
- the LOC123196293 gene encoding methylenetetrahydrofolate reductase 2-like — protein sequence MKVIDKIRQGTSSDKVVFSFEFFPPKTEDGVDNLFDRMDRMVSHNPAFCDITWGAGGSTADLTLDIANRMQNVICVETMMHLTCTNMPVEKIDHALQTIKSNGIQNVLALRGDPPHGQDKFVQIQGGFACALDLVKHIRSQYGDYFGITVAGYPEAHPDAIGPDGVATLESYTNDLQYLKKKVDAGADLIVTQLFYDTDIFLKFVNDCRQIGITCPIVPGIMPINNYKGFLRMTGFCKTKIPAEVTAALEPIKDNEEAVKAYGIHLGTEMCKKILANGIKTLHLYTLNMEKSALAILMNLGLIEQSKISRSLPWRPPTNIFRVKEGVRPIFWANRPKSYLSRTTGWDQYPCGRWGDSRNPSYGALSDYQFMRPRARDKKLQDEWAVPLKSIEDICEKFKKYCLGKLRSSPWSELDLQPETNIINEQLGKINMKGFLTINSQPAVNGESSDSPTVGWGGPGGYVYQKSYLEFFCSKEKLNALVEKCKALPFITYMAVNKEGNWISNCSETNVNAVTWGVFPGKEIIQPTVVDPTSFVVWKDEAFEIWSRSWAALFPQGDSSRKLLEEVQSNYYLVSLVENDYVQGDIFSVFADF from the exons ATGAAGGTTATCGATAAGATTAGACAAGGTACTTCATCAGACAAGGTCGTCTTCTCCTTCGAATTCTTTCCCCCCAAGACCGAAGATGGCGTCGACAATCTCTTCGACCGTATGGACCGTATGGTCTCTCACAATCCCGCATTTTGCGACATCACCTGGGGCGCGGGTGGCTCCACCGCTGATCTCACTCTTGACATCGCTAACCGTATGCAGAACGTCATCTGTGTCGAGACTATGATGCATCTCACTTGTACTAACATGCCTGTTGAAAAGATCGACCATGCTCTTCAAACTATCAAGTCTAATGGCATTCAGAATGTTCTCGCTCTTCGTGGCGATCCTCCTCATGGACAGGATAAGTTCGTCCAGATCCAGGGTGGCTTTGCCTGCGCTCTCGACCTC GTGAAACATATTAGATCCCAGTATGGTGACTACTTTGGCATTACTGTTGCCGGTTACCCag AGGCACACCCCGATGCCATTGGACCTGATGGAGTGGCTACTTTGGAATCTTATACCAACGATCTTCAATATCTGAAGAAAAAG GTGGATGCTGGCGCAGATCTGATTGTTACTCAACTTTTTTATGATACTGATATCTTTCTCAAGTTTGTGAATGACTGCCGCCAAATTGGAATAACTTGCCCCATTGTACCCGGAATTATGCCAATTAATAACTACAAGGGTTTCTTGCGCATGACTGGTTTTTGTAAAACAAAG ATACCAGCTGAGGTTACTGCTGCCCTGGAGCCTATCAAAGACAATGAAGAAGCTGTTAAAGCCTATGGAATTCACCTTGGAACAGAAATGTGCAAGAAAATCTTAGCTAATGGGATCAAGACATTGCATCTCTATACACTAAATATGGAGAAGTCAGCATTAGCCATTTTAATG AATCTTGGTTTGATTGAACAGTCCAAAATTTCCAGATCCTTACCTTGGAGACCTCCTACTAATATTTTCCGTGTTAAAGAAGGTGTTCGTCCTATATTTTG GGCTAATCGTCCAAAGAGTTACTTGTCAAGGACAACAGGTTGGGATCAGTATCCTTGTGGGCGATGGGGTGATTCTCGTAATCCATCATATGGTGCTTTATCTGACTATCAG TTCATGCGTCCACGTGCACGAGACAAGAAACTTCAAGATGAATGGGCTGTCCCCTTGAAAAGCATTGAAGATATTTGTGAA AAATTTAAGAAATACTGCCTTGGGAAGTTGAGAAGTAGTCCTTGGTCTGAGTTAGACCTTCAGCCAGAGACAAACATCATAAATGAACAGCTTGGGAAGATCAACATGAAAGGTTTTCTCACAATCAATAGCCAACCAGCTGTCAACGGAGAAAGCTCCGATTCACCAACTGTCG GATGGGGTGGGCCAGGAGGATATGTTTACCAGAAGTCCTATCTAGAGTTTTTCTGCTCTAAGGAGAAGTTGAATGCACTTGTTGAAAAATGCAAGGCTCTGCCATTTATAACTTATATGGCTGTCAACAAAGAAGGGAATTGGATATCCAATTGCAGTGAAACAAATGTGAATGCGGTAACTTGGGGAGTCTTCCCCGGTAAGGAGATTATCCAACCTACTGTTGTTGATCCTACTAGTTTTGTGGTGTGGAAGGACGAGGCATTTGAAATATGGTCAAGATCATGGGCTGCCTTATTCCCACAAGGTGACTCATCAAGAAAATTGCTTGAAGAG GTGCAGAGCAACTATTATTTGGTTAGCTTGGTCGAAAATGACTACGTCCAAGGCGATATATTTTCTGTTTTCGCAGATTTCTGA
- the LOC123196295 gene encoding aminoacyl tRNA synthase complex-interacting multifunctional protein 1, producing MATTTMAVGANILRGGAGGVRVQLLISPFSSAKSTNRPLSFSLSSQKISPISQTPRFYHFHPHHPHNNSNLSPSFCTSPTNTPDTAATTTSTTSSSSDKAKDNNVNIKDAANMLDIRVGRIIKAWRHAEADPLYVEEVDVGEAGPRIICSGLVKYIPIDFLQDRKVIVLANLKPRNMRGVKSNGMLLAASDAAHENVELLEPPEGSLPGARIWFGSEEDKENQSAPATPNQIQKKKIWESVQPHLKTDDSCIAMLGEQFMQTCAGVVMCRSLKNANIG from the exons ATGGCAACAACTACTATGGCTGTTGGGGCCAACATTTTGAGAGGCGGCGCCGGCGGCGTTCGTGTCCAGCTCCTCATTTCTCCCTTCTCTTCCGCCAAATCCACAAATAGACCCCTTTCCTTTTCACTATCGTCGCAGAAAATCAGCCCCATATCCCAAACTCCACGATTCTATCACTTTCACCCCCATCATCCCCACAACAACTCTAATCTCTCCCCCTCATTTTGCACATCTCCAACTAACACCCCAGACACTGCTgccaccaccacctccaccacTTCATCATCGTCAGATAAGGCTAAGGATAACAATGTTAACATAAAGGATGCAGCCAACATGCTCGACATAAGGGTTGGCCGAATAATAAAAGCGTGGAGACACGCGGAGGCGGATCCGCTTTATGTGGAAGAAGTGGACGTGGGTGAAGCTGGGCCCAGAATTATATGCAGTGGTCTCGTTAAGTACATTCCCATTGATTTCTTGCAGGATAGAAAAGTAATTGTGCTCGCTAATTTGAAGCCCAGAAATATGCGAGGTGTGAAGTCTAATGGAATGCTTTTGGCTGCTTCTGATGCTGCTCATGAGAATGTTGAGCTGCTTGAGCCTCCTGAGGGTTCACTTCCTGGAGCAAGAATATGGTTTGGCtctgaagaagataaagaaaatcaatCAGCTCCTGCCACGCCTAACCAG ATTCAGAAGAAAAAGATTTGGGAATCAGTTCAGCCTCATCTCAAGACAGATGATTCTTGTATTGCTATGCTTGGAGAGCAATTCATGCAGACTTGTGCAGGTGTAGTGATGTGCAGATCTCTGAAGAATGCAAATATCGGCTGA